One Hydrogenophaga crassostreae genomic region harbors:
- a CDS encoding beta-ketoacyl-ACP synthase III: protein MTRHARITGTGSSLPPLRLTNEDMVVRLAARGIETSDEWIVERTGIRARHFVADGVFASDLAEQACRSAMQAAGVGPNEIDLIIVATSTPDMVFPSTAAILQHKLGISGCPVFDVQAVCSGFIYALTVADALIKTGSATRALVVGSEVFSRLLNFDDRTTCVLFGDGAGAVVIEASDRPGILATDIHADGKYSGILCVPGHVSGGEILGDPRLKMDGQAVFKLAVGVLEDTARATLAKAGKTAADIDWLIPHQANIRIMQSTARKLKLSMDKVVVTVDQHGNTSAASIPLALDHAVRAGQVKPGQTLMLEGVGGGFTWGSVLLDF, encoded by the coding sequence ATGACACGTCACGCCCGTATCACTGGGACTGGAAGCAGCCTGCCTCCCTTGCGTCTGACCAACGAGGACATGGTTGTGCGTTTGGCGGCGCGAGGTATTGAGACCAGCGACGAGTGGATTGTCGAAAGAACCGGTATTCGAGCCCGGCATTTTGTGGCCGATGGCGTGTTTGCCAGTGACCTCGCCGAGCAGGCTTGCCGCAGCGCTATGCAGGCTGCGGGCGTCGGTCCGAACGAGATCGATCTGATCATCGTCGCCACATCGACGCCGGACATGGTGTTTCCTTCTACCGCAGCCATTCTTCAGCACAAACTGGGCATCTCGGGTTGTCCCGTTTTTGATGTGCAGGCAGTTTGCAGCGGGTTCATCTATGCCTTGACAGTGGCCGATGCCCTGATCAAAACAGGCAGCGCAACCCGGGCTCTGGTGGTTGGCTCAGAGGTTTTCTCCCGCTTGCTGAATTTTGATGACCGAACCACTTGCGTGCTGTTTGGCGATGGCGCCGGCGCTGTGGTGATTGAGGCCAGTGACCGCCCCGGCATTCTGGCGACCGATATCCATGCGGATGGGAAGTACTCTGGAATCCTGTGTGTTCCCGGGCATGTGTCTGGCGGGGAAATTCTGGGCGACCCAAGGTTGAAGATGGATGGCCAGGCGGTGTTCAAGCTGGCCGTCGGTGTGCTGGAGGACACGGCCCGCGCCACTTTGGCAAAGGCTGGCAAGACGGCGGCCGATATCGACTGGTTGATTCCCCATCAGGCGAATATCCGCATCATGCAGAGCACGGCGCGCAAGTTGAAGCTGTCGATGGACAAGGTGGTGGTGACGGTGGACCAGCATGGCAATACATCGGCTGCCTCCATTCCACTGGCGCTTGACCATGCGGTGCGTGCTGGCCAGGTCAAACCCGGTCAAACGCTCATGCTTGAAGGTGTGGGTGGTGGATTCACCTGGGGTTCGGTTCTGCTGGATTTCT
- the plsX gene encoding phosphate acyltransferase PlsX: MITVAVDCMGGDVGPAATLPACAAFLNSHPQAKLLLVGRPDVLGAYSEVVNNVRCRVVPATEVVAMDDPVEVAMRKKKDSSMRVAIQQVKDGAAQAVVSAGNTGALMAIGRYLLKTLDGIDRPAIASQMPNALGGSTTVLDLGANVDCSAEHLFQFAVMGSALVAALTGREEPTVGLLNVGEEVIKGSEVIKKAGILLRNAANTGDLNFFGNVEGNDIFKGTVEIVVCDGFVGNVALKASEGLATMIGNFIKVEFSRTIFTKIGAIFAYPVLSAFKRRMDYRRYNGAALLGLRGLVFKSHGSADAFAFEQALCRAYDAAHNGLLDKVRQRIAHAAPLLAGEGLSSELKSIPTL; encoded by the coding sequence ATGATCACCGTCGCAGTGGATTGCATGGGCGGAGACGTCGGCCCTGCTGCCACGCTGCCAGCCTGCGCAGCATTTTTGAATAGCCATCCTCAAGCCAAGTTGCTGTTGGTGGGCCGGCCCGATGTATTGGGTGCTTACTCTGAAGTGGTGAACAATGTTCGCTGTCGGGTGGTGCCCGCGACCGAAGTTGTCGCAATGGATGATCCGGTTGAGGTCGCCATGCGCAAGAAGAAAGACTCTTCCATGCGGGTTGCCATCCAGCAGGTCAAAGACGGTGCGGCGCAGGCTGTGGTTTCTGCTGGCAACACCGGGGCGCTGATGGCAATCGGTCGCTACCTGCTTAAAACACTGGATGGCATTGATCGCCCGGCCATCGCCAGCCAGATGCCCAATGCCTTGGGTGGTTCAACCACGGTGCTTGATTTGGGTGCCAACGTGGATTGTTCGGCGGAGCACCTGTTTCAGTTTGCGGTCATGGGGTCCGCTCTGGTGGCTGCACTCACCGGTCGCGAGGAGCCCACTGTAGGGTTGCTCAATGTCGGTGAGGAGGTCATCAAGGGAAGTGAAGTTATCAAAAAAGCTGGTATTTTGCTGCGAAATGCTGCCAACACCGGCGATTTGAATTTCTTCGGCAATGTTGAAGGCAATGACATTTTTAAAGGCACGGTGGAAATTGTTGTCTGCGATGGTTTTGTCGGCAATGTGGCGCTCAAAGCCAGCGAAGGCTTGGCTACGATGATAGGAAATTTCATCAAGGTCGAATTTTCTCGAACCATCTTTACGAAAATTGGCGCCATCTTTGCCTATCCGGTCTTATCTGCGTTTAAAAGACGAATGGATTACCGCCGTTACAACGGGGCTGCATTGTTGGGGCTGCGTGGCTTGGTTTTCAAGAGCCATGGCTCGGCTGACGCCTTTGCGTTTGAGCAGGCTTTGTGTCGGGCTTATGATGCTGCCCACAATGGTTTGCTTGATAAGGTTCGCCAGCGCATAGCCCACGCGGCGCCGTTGCTGGCAGGCGAAGGGCTTTCCAGCGAACTTAAAAGCATTCCTACCCTGTAA
- the rpmF gene encoding 50S ribosomal protein L32 yields the protein MAVQQNKKSPSKRGMHRSHNALNVPGIAVEPTTGEVHLRHHISPNGFYRGRQVLKNKSEA from the coding sequence ATGGCTGTCCAGCAAAACAAAAAGTCCCCATCCAAGCGCGGTATGCACCGTTCGCACAATGCACTGAACGTGCCTGGCATCGCTGTGGAGCCCACCACGGGCGAGGTGCACCTGCGTCACCACATCAGCCCCAACGGTTTCTACCGTGGTCGTCAGGTGCTCAAGAACAAGTCTGAAGCCTGA
- a CDS encoding YceD family protein, with protein MNAPSPSPKSIWNPARLDVRAFAKAGQVLEGPAEMGAFERLQAELMPGDATPLFIDWQLSGELREDSSGEAVPWLHLEARAEVPLPCQRCLGPVATELEVDRWFRFVADEATAELEDEDCEEDVLALEPRPDVLALLEDELLMSMPLVPMHLECPIAVPMHAGELAVDEDGKPERDNPFAQLARLKR; from the coding sequence ATGAATGCACCGTCCCCATCTCCCAAATCGATCTGGAACCCGGCGCGCCTGGATGTGCGCGCCTTTGCCAAAGCCGGGCAGGTGCTTGAGGGCCCGGCAGAAATGGGGGCGTTCGAGCGCTTGCAGGCCGAGCTGATGCCTGGGGACGCTACGCCTTTGTTTATTGATTGGCAGTTGAGCGGAGAGCTTCGAGAGGATTCGAGCGGCGAAGCGGTGCCATGGTTGCACCTGGAGGCCAGGGCGGAGGTGCCGTTGCCGTGCCAACGCTGCTTGGGCCCCGTTGCCACAGAGTTGGAAGTGGATCGGTGGTTTCGGTTTGTGGCCGATGAGGCGACAGCCGAACTTGAAGATGAAGACTGCGAGGAGGATGTGCTGGCGTTGGAGCCAAGGCCCGATGTGCTCGCTCTGCTGGAGGACGAGTTATTGATGTCCATGCCGTTGGTGCCCATGCATCTGGAGTGCCCTATTGCGGTTCCGATGCATGCGGGAGAACTGGCGGTCGATGAAGACGGGAAGCCAGAGCGCGACAATCCGTTTGCCCAATTGGCGCGCCTCAAACGGTGA
- a CDS encoding Maf family protein, with protein sequence MPENASNTTALRPLVLASTSPYRKELLSRLGLPFQTEAPAVDESPEAGEPPAKLAVRLALAKAHEVAARFPDAVVIGSDQVADLHGEPLGKPGTHERAVAQLRRMRGETVVFQTAVAVVCHNTGFEQADLAAVQVVFRQLSDQQIEHYLQTEKPYDCAGSAKSEGLGIALLTRITNDDPTALIGLPLIRTCHLLRAAGVDVL encoded by the coding sequence ATGCCCGAAAACGCCTCCAACACCACCGCACTTCGTCCACTTGTCCTGGCTTCGACCTCTCCCTACAGAAAAGAACTGCTTTCCCGGCTCGGCCTGCCGTTTCAAACCGAAGCACCCGCCGTCGATGAATCGCCTGAGGCTGGCGAACCCCCAGCCAAGTTGGCCGTGCGTCTGGCTTTGGCCAAAGCCCATGAGGTTGCGGCCAGATTTCCGGACGCTGTTGTGATTGGCAGTGATCAGGTGGCGGATTTGCATGGCGAGCCACTGGGCAAACCGGGTACCCACGAACGAGCGGTCGCACAGTTGCGGCGCATGCGAGGCGAAACGGTGGTGTTTCAGACAGCGGTCGCGGTGGTGTGTCACAACACGGGGTTTGAGCAAGCCGATCTGGCCGCCGTTCAGGTGGTCTTCCGCCAACTCAGCGACCAGCAGATCGAGCATTATTTGCAGACGGAGAAACCTTATGACTGCGCGGGCAGCGCCAAGAGCGAAGGTCTTGGCATCGCACTGCTGACACGCATCACCAATGACGATCCCACCGCACTCATCGGTTTGCCGCTGATCCGCACCTGCCACCTCCTGCGCGCCGCCGGCGTGGACGTTCTGTGA
- a CDS encoding SAM-dependent methyltransferase, with protein sequence MSAASATPKGLGTLYLVPTPLDFGCLPAGAIAEPLSQWLPGETLSIAARLTHWITENAKSTRAFLKRVDNAQGIAAVISDMQIAELPREAHKKGDHTKTASTDEAARALLGPALKGLDMGLVSEAGMPAIADPGSSIVRAAHALGLPVVALSGPMSLTLALAASGMNGQSFAFVGYVPQNAEERVKRLRELEALTHKTGQTQILIETPYRNAALLQSMLQTLQPVTRLAVSCGIHLPQHIARSAQVVTWKQQNLSQALPLALPSVFLIGR encoded by the coding sequence GTGAGCGCAGCGTCGGCAACGCCCAAAGGGCTCGGAACGCTTTACCTGGTACCCACTCCGCTGGATTTCGGTTGCCTACCCGCAGGCGCCATTGCGGAGCCTTTATCCCAATGGTTGCCAGGAGAAACACTGAGCATCGCGGCGCGCCTGACCCACTGGATCACCGAAAACGCCAAGAGCACACGGGCTTTTCTAAAAAGGGTGGACAACGCCCAGGGCATCGCGGCAGTCATTTCGGACATGCAAATCGCGGAGCTGCCGCGCGAAGCCCACAAAAAGGGGGACCACACCAAAACGGCCTCCACGGACGAAGCAGCGCGGGCCCTGCTGGGACCCGCGTTGAAGGGACTGGACATGGGATTGGTGAGCGAAGCCGGCATGCCCGCCATTGCCGACCCTGGTAGCTCGATCGTGCGCGCAGCCCACGCTTTGGGGCTGCCTGTGGTGGCCCTCTCCGGCCCCATGTCTTTGACGCTGGCGCTGGCAGCCAGTGGCATGAACGGCCAGAGCTTCGCCTTTGTCGGCTACGTGCCGCAAAACGCCGAGGAACGCGTCAAGCGGTTGCGCGAGTTGGAGGCTTTGACCCACAAAACCGGCCAGACTCAAATTCTGATTGAAACGCCTTACCGCAATGCGGCGCTCCTCCAATCCATGTTGCAGACCCTGCAACCCGTTACCCGATTGGCGGTAAGCTGCGGCATTCATCTGCCGCAACACATCGCCCGAAGCGCTCAAGTGGTCACTTGGAAACAACAGAATCTGAGCCAGGCCCTGCCACTGGCCCTGCCTTCGGTTTTTCTGATCGGGCGCTAA
- the galU gene encoding UTP--glucose-1-phosphate uridylyltransferase GalU → MLIRKAVFPVGGLGTRFLPATKAIPKEMLPVVDKPLIQYAVEEAYAAGIREMIFVTGRNKRAIEDHFDTAYELEAELLAAGKSAMLDLVNSIKPDDMDCVYVRQPKALGLGHAVLCAERLVGDEPFAVLLADDLMLGRAQSEGGPTVLRQMVEAYERHPGTVLAVQDVPRADTRRYGVVDVHGADGVMAEVFAMVEKPKPETAPSTLAVAGRYILTPAVFESIRRQPKGSGGEIQLTDGIAALIGTEKVYALRYDGRRYDCGSKEGFLEATIDLALANAELSGAVRAHIQKALA, encoded by the coding sequence ATGTTGATTCGCAAAGCAGTGTTTCCTGTCGGGGGCCTAGGTACCCGATTTCTGCCAGCAACCAAGGCTATTCCGAAAGAGATGCTGCCCGTGGTGGACAAGCCGTTGATTCAGTATGCGGTGGAAGAGGCTTACGCCGCAGGCATTCGCGAAATGATCTTTGTCACGGGTCGCAACAAGCGCGCCATTGAGGACCATTTCGACACCGCCTACGAACTGGAAGCCGAGTTGTTGGCCGCAGGCAAGTCAGCCATGCTCGATTTGGTGAATTCCATCAAGCCGGATGACATGGATTGCGTGTACGTGCGACAACCCAAAGCGCTTGGCTTGGGGCATGCGGTGTTGTGTGCCGAGCGGTTGGTAGGCGATGAGCCGTTTGCCGTTTTGCTGGCCGACGATTTGATGTTGGGGCGGGCTCAGTCAGAGGGTGGCCCTACGGTGTTGCGCCAGATGGTCGAGGCATATGAACGCCATCCAGGCACGGTATTGGCGGTGCAGGATGTTCCACGTGCTGACACTCGGCGGTATGGCGTGGTGGATGTCCACGGTGCCGATGGCGTCATGGCCGAGGTGTTCGCCATGGTTGAAAAACCCAAGCCAGAGACGGCTCCCTCCACGCTCGCCGTAGCCGGTCGGTACATTCTGACGCCAGCGGTATTCGAGAGCATCCGTCGCCAGCCCAAAGGCTCAGGTGGAGAGATTCAGTTGACTGATGGTATTGCCGCCTTGATTGGCACCGAAAAGGTGTACGCACTCCGCTATGACGGGCGCCGTTACGACTGCGGCAGCAAAGAGGGCTTTTTGGAGGCCACTATTGATCTTGCTTTGGCCAATGCCGAGTTGAGCGGAGCGGTGCGAGCGCACATCCAAAAAGCCCTGGCTTGA
- a CDS encoding S49 family peptidase: protein MNDDSGGLSTRGDSGGAWERATLEKLVFATLKEQRSVRRWRMFSRLLWLVLLGAITWYFFQQQTMGVVQSTPHTAVIEIRGEISSAAPASAEGIVGALRLAFADKGARAVVLLIDSPGGSPVQAGIINDEITRLKALHKKKVYAVVEETCASAAYYIAAAADEIYVDKASLVGSIGVLMDGFGFTGLMEKLGIERRLMTAGENKALLDPFSPQNAEQTAYIQSMLGEIHAQFIAVVKRGRGARLKETPDMFSGMVWSGPRAVELGLADGLGSLDFVARDVVKAEDVVDYTQRENLGSRLARQFGASVGEGFYLAARASGVTLK from the coding sequence ATGAACGATGATTCCGGTGGCTTGTCCACACGTGGCGATTCTGGGGGGGCCTGGGAGCGCGCCACGCTGGAAAAGCTGGTTTTTGCGACCCTGAAGGAGCAGCGATCGGTGCGCCGCTGGCGCATGTTCAGTCGCTTGCTGTGGCTGGTTCTTTTGGGCGCGATCACCTGGTATTTCTTTCAGCAGCAAACCATGGGTGTGGTTCAAAGCACGCCACATACCGCGGTTATCGAGATTCGGGGGGAGATTTCGTCAGCTGCCCCAGCCAGTGCGGAGGGTATTGTGGGTGCATTGAGATTGGCATTTGCAGACAAGGGCGCCCGTGCGGTGGTCTTGCTGATTGATTCTCCGGGCGGTAGCCCAGTACAGGCAGGCATCATCAATGATGAGATCACGAGATTGAAAGCATTGCACAAGAAAAAAGTTTATGCAGTCGTGGAGGAAACCTGTGCCTCTGCGGCCTATTACATTGCCGCCGCCGCCGATGAGATCTACGTAGACAAGGCCAGCTTGGTGGGCAGTATTGGGGTCTTGATGGATGGTTTTGGATTCACTGGCCTGATGGAGAAGCTGGGCATCGAGCGACGCCTGATGACGGCGGGCGAGAACAAGGCATTGCTCGACCCGTTCAGTCCACAAAATGCCGAGCAAACGGCCTATATCCAATCCATGCTGGGTGAAATCCATGCGCAATTCATCGCCGTGGTCAAGCGTGGACGGGGCGCACGCCTCAAAGAGACGCCTGATATGTTCAGCGGAATGGTCTGGAGTGGCCCTCGGGCGGTTGAGCTCGGCCTCGCAGATGGCTTGGGCAGCCTGGACTTCGTGGCCAGAGACGTGGTGAAGGCGGAAGATGTCGTGGACTACACCCAGCGTGAAAATCTGGGATCGCGTCTGGCACGCCAGTTTGGAGCGAGCGTTGGCGAAGGCTTTTACCTTGCGGCCCGGGCCAGCGGTGTGACGTTGAAGTGA
- a CDS encoding Rieske (2Fe-2S) protein encodes MPDLPAAAVNAVDPLLALCQSVDVLERGHAVPFDVVYAGQTCRAFAVRFNGQVVAYLNRCSHVAMEMDWKPNRFFDDTGRWLLCATHGATYEPGSGACAGGPCRGGLTAVPVLERDGVVYWQAQYPFSQLIF; translated from the coding sequence ATGCCTGACTTGCCCGCGGCAGCAGTCAATGCAGTGGACCCGCTTCTGGCGCTCTGCCAGAGCGTTGATGTGCTGGAACGGGGTCATGCAGTGCCGTTCGACGTCGTCTATGCAGGACAGACTTGCAGGGCATTCGCGGTGCGGTTCAATGGCCAGGTGGTGGCCTATTTGAATCGTTGTTCCCATGTGGCCATGGAAATGGACTGGAAGCCAAATCGTTTCTTTGATGACACTGGGCGCTGGCTGTTGTGTGCCACGCATGGGGCGACCTATGAGCCGGGGAGTGGGGCGTGTGCGGGAGGTCCTTGCAGGGGAGGCTTGACTGCGGTCCCCGTGCTGGAGCGCGATGGGGTGGTGTACTGGCAGGCACAATACCCGTTTAGTCAGTTGATTTTTTAA
- a CDS encoding HAD family hydrolase, producing MKPRQFDLIAFDWDGTLFDSTAIITRSIQAAVRDVGGTVPTDGQASYVIGMGLMEALAHAAPDVPQDRHPMLGVRYRHHYEQSQDDISLFDGVLPLLAELKQRQHWLTVATGKSRRGLNEALQAVELKGIFHGSRTADETAGKPSPVMLLELMKEFGVEPERTLMIGDTTHDLQMAINAGCASVGVSYGAHEPGAFEALNPLFVAHSVAELRRWLADHA from the coding sequence ATGAAACCGCGCCAATTTGATCTTATTGCCTTTGACTGGGATGGCACCCTTTTCGATTCGACCGCCATCATCACGCGCAGTATCCAGGCTGCGGTGAGGGATGTCGGGGGGACGGTGCCTACTGATGGTCAAGCGAGTTATGTCATTGGCATGGGTTTGATGGAGGCCTTGGCGCATGCGGCGCCGGATGTGCCTCAAGATCGCCACCCCATGTTGGGTGTCCGGTACCGCCACCACTACGAACAGAGTCAAGATGACATCAGCCTGTTTGATGGTGTGTTGCCCCTGCTGGCAGAGCTCAAACAACGCCAACACTGGTTGACTGTGGCCACAGGCAAGAGCCGACGGGGTTTGAACGAGGCCTTGCAGGCAGTCGAGCTCAAGGGCATATTTCATGGTTCCCGCACAGCCGATGAAACTGCGGGCAAACCCAGCCCGGTGATGTTGCTGGAGTTGATGAAAGAATTTGGCGTGGAACCCGAGCGGACTTTGATGATTGGAGACACCACCCATGACTTGCAAATGGCGATAAATGCCGGGTGTGCAAGCGTAGGGGTCAGTTATGGCGCCCATGAACCGGGTGCATTCGAAGCTTTGAATCCGCTGTTTGTGGCGCATTCTGTGGCTGAGTTGCGGCGCTGGTTGGCCGACCATGCCTGA
- a CDS encoding H-NS histone family protein, producing the protein MLQIFERNNRNFLIQGHSMANYSELMAQAQALMAQAEQARKSELASVVAEIKAKMKQFGITVADLGGAGTKGAAKSKSKAPAKYKGPNGELWAGGPGRKPEWVRAVLASGKNIEDFRI; encoded by the coding sequence ATGCTGCAGATATTCGAACGAAATAACCGAAATTTCTTAATTCAAGGACATTCAATGGCAAATTACTCAGAACTCATGGCACAGGCGCAGGCGTTGATGGCTCAGGCGGAGCAGGCGCGCAAGAGTGAGCTCGCTTCCGTGGTCGCTGAAATCAAAGCCAAAATGAAGCAATTCGGCATCACGGTCGCCGATTTGGGGGGGGCTGGCACAAAAGGGGCTGCTAAATCAAAGTCCAAGGCGCCCGCGAAATACAAGGGTCCGAACGGGGAGTTGTGGGCTGGCGGTCCAGGTCGCAAGCCTGAGTGGGTGCGCGCGGTGTTGGCTTCGGGCAAGAATATTGAAGATTTTCGTATCTGA
- a CDS encoding RluA family pseudouridine synthase — protein MSALTVELPLTSEFVPQASASVQYVAVDEESEGQRLDNFLIRVLKGVPKTHVYRIIRSGEVRRNKGRVSADDRVVAGDVLRIPPLRVSERAQAKALHPVAPARDFPVVFEDDALMAIAKPAGVAVHGGSGVSYGVIEQMRQARPLARFLELVHRLDRETSGLLLIAKKKQALRAMQDQFRERETGKTYLAMVKGSWPERLKVLDQPLHKYLLPDGERRVKVVSPDHPDGMRSVTLVKVIQRLRLPTGEQNSFDAFTLLEVTIKTGRTHQIRVHLANAGHVILGDDKYGDFELNRQLARAGLRRMFLHAWRLRLRHPVSGENMELHAQLPQELQEWVVSMDRLPN, from the coding sequence TTGAGCGCCTTGACCGTTGAGCTACCTTTGACCTCCGAATTTGTTCCCCAAGCCTCTGCCTCTGTGCAATACGTCGCCGTCGATGAAGAGTCGGAGGGGCAGCGCCTGGACAACTTTCTGATCCGGGTGTTGAAAGGGGTTCCAAAAACCCATGTGTACCGAATCATTCGCTCGGGCGAGGTGCGGCGAAACAAAGGCCGAGTAAGTGCCGACGACCGGGTGGTGGCTGGTGATGTGCTGCGCATTCCACCACTTCGGGTGTCTGAGCGCGCCCAGGCGAAGGCTTTGCATCCGGTGGCGCCAGCGCGCGATTTTCCAGTGGTGTTTGAAGATGACGCCTTGATGGCCATCGCAAAACCGGCAGGCGTCGCCGTGCATGGGGGAAGTGGGGTCAGTTATGGGGTGATTGAACAAATGCGCCAGGCCCGGCCACTTGCCCGGTTTCTTGAATTGGTGCATCGGCTGGACCGGGAAACCAGCGGGTTGTTGTTGATTGCCAAGAAAAAGCAGGCTTTGAGGGCCATGCAGGATCAGTTTCGCGAGCGGGAGACCGGTAAAACCTATTTGGCCATGGTCAAAGGATCATGGCCCGAGCGACTCAAGGTATTGGATCAGCCGTTGCACAAATACCTGTTGCCAGACGGTGAGCGGCGTGTGAAGGTGGTTTCGCCGGATCACCCGGATGGCATGCGATCGGTGACCTTGGTCAAGGTTATTCAAAGGCTGAGACTGCCGACGGGTGAGCAAAACTCCTTCGACGCATTTACGTTGCTCGAAGTGACGATCAAAACAGGTCGAACGCACCAGATCCGCGTGCACCTGGCGAACGCAGGGCATGTGATTCTGGGCGATGACAAATACGGCGACTTTGAATTGAATCGGCAATTGGCCCGCGCAGGGCTTCGCCGGATGTTTTTGCATGCATGGCGACTGCGGTTGCGGCATCCGGTGTCGGGTGAAAACATGGAGTTGCATGCCCAATTGCCTCAGGAATTGCAGGAATGGGTGGTGTCGATGGATAGGTTGCCGAATTAG